A DNA window from Trichosurus vulpecula isolate mTriVul1 chromosome 2, mTriVul1.pri, whole genome shotgun sequence contains the following coding sequences:
- the LOC118837183 gene encoding uncharacterized protein LOC118837183 has translation MGQRNTFNDSKSPFLKLTPDPRLRSLLSVDFRFRTGEGEGEAGERRLPLSTKAPPSSGKPALENGWLLRRERKSSGSESKCRQGEALKPRLKSRPLPKEKPTPPGSQTAHKPPAWRFESLRQKRGESGRAAKQTRRLWPGRYLAFPCLLVLLDAVGDFCRIGAPRLQPLGVEHSMDRKTERAPGLRPGESFNYRPRGGWRRLSQGSSWPPQQRRKITGLGKRLDVREVEAAFKTEEARVPETRGTRWQSRSHALQEWITWRSRQHSG, from the exons ATGGGGCAAAGGAACACTTTCAATGACAGCAAAAGC CCCTTTCTAAAGCTGACTCCAGATCCGAGACTCAGGTCTCTATTGAGCGTGGATTTCAGGTTCCggactggggaaggggaaggggaggcaggagAACGCCGCTTACCTCTCTCCACCAAAGCCCCTCCAAGCTCGGGGAAGCCAGCTCTGGAGAACGGCTGGCTCCTGAGGAGAGAGCGCAAGAGCTCGGGGTCGGAGTCCAAATGCAGGCAGGGTGAAGCTCTGAAACCTCGGCTAAAAAGTCGCCCGCTCCCGAAGGAGAAGCCGACGCCCCCAGGCAGCCAAACCGCACACAAGCCCCCTGCCTGGAGATTCGAGTCACTGCGTCAGAAACGCGGAGAAAGCGGACGGGCTGCCAAACAGACCAGACGCCTCTGGCCAGGCCGTTACCTCGCTTTCCCTTGCCTGCTTGTCCTCTTGGACGCAGTCGGTGACTTCTGCCGCATTGGGGCACCAAGGCTGCAACCGCTGGGGGTGGAGCACTCAATGGACAGGAAGACGGAGAGGGCCCCAGGCTTGCGTCCTGGGGAGTCATTCAACTACCGCCCTAGGGGAGGCTGGAGGCGCCTGAGTCAGGGGTCGTCGTGGCCGCCTCAG CAGCGCCGGAAAATCACCGGATTGGGAAAGCGGCTTGATGTTAGAGAGGTAGAGGCTGCCTTCAAGACAGAGGAAGCTCGGGTTCCAGAAACACGGGGAA